A genomic stretch from Telopea speciosissima isolate NSW1024214 ecotype Mountain lineage chromosome 7, Tspe_v1, whole genome shotgun sequence includes:
- the LOC122667116 gene encoding LEC14B homolog isoform X2 encodes MGYAMSRLEIDSDLCDGGKTTERASASQSQRPKEPLAYLDHEISQLTKLRSGPSEFLSRVAPGRRELPVSAVKMLFGREANHMGRGRFSQADCCHVLGRYLPVNGPSRVDAMRSRAYVSQFSADGSLFVAGFQGSHIRIYNVDRGWKVQKDIHARSLRWTVTDTSLSPDQRYLVYASMSPFVHIVNVESAATESLANVTEIHDGLDFSVDDDGEDSFGIFSVKFSTDGRELVAGSSDHSIYVYDLVANKLTLRIMAHTSDVNTVCFADESGHLIYSGGDDNLCKVWDRRCLNAKGEPAGILTGHLEGITFIDSRGDGRYFISNGKDQTIKLWDIRKMSSSATCTGQKYIYTGSNDHCVYIYDLVSGTQVARLEYHDSTVRDCSWHPSYPMLVSSSWDGIIAKWEFPGGREAPAPMVQRRSRRRHMF; translated from the exons ATGGGTTACGCAATGAGTAGACTCGAGATCGATTCCGACCTCTGCGACGGTGGGAAGACCACCGAGAGAGCTTCTGCCAGTCAAAGCCAGAGACCCAAGGAACCATTGGCTTACCTCGATCATGAAATTTCTCAGCTCACCAAACTTAGATCGGGACCAAGTGAATTTTTGAGTCGGGTGGCACCTGGGAGGCGGGAGTTGCCCGTTTCTGCGGTGAAGATGTTGTTCGGTCGAGAAGCCAACCATATGGGGAGGGGGAGGTTCTCACAAGCAGATTGTTGCCATGTTCTCGGCAGATATTTGCCTGTCAATGGTCCATCCCGAGTGGATGCCATGAGAAGCCGAGCTTATGTTTCCCAGTTCTCTGCCGATGGTTCCCTTTTTGTTGCTGGATTTCAG GGGAGTCACATCAGGATATACAATGTGGATAGAGGTTGGAAAGTTCAGAAGGACATTCATGCCAGAAGTCTGAGATGGACTGTTACCGATACGTCTCTTTCTCCAGATCAACGCTATCTT GTTTATGCTAGTATGTCACCTTTTGTCCATATTGTGAATGTTGAATCAGCTGCGACAGAATCACTGGCTAATGTTACT GAGATACATGATGGTTTGGATTTTtctgttgatgatgatggtgaagaCTCCTTTGGGATCTTCTCTGTCAAATTTTCAACTGATGGACGGGAGCTTGTTGCTGGAAGTAGTGATCATTCAATCTATGTttatgaccttgtagcaaataAGCTTACCCTTCGAATTATGGCGCACACG TCTGATGTTAATACAGTATGCTTTGCCGATGAAAGTGGCCATTTAATATATTCTGGGGGCGATGATAACCTTTGTAAG GTTTGGGACAGACGGTGCTTAAATGCAAAAGGGGAACCAGCAGGGATCCTGACGGGACATCTAGAAGGCATTACATTTATAGACAGCCGGGGAGATGGCCGCTATTTTATTTCAAATGGTAAAGATCAGACAATCAAACTTTGGGATATCCGGAAAATGTCCTCAAGTGCTACATG CACTGGTCAAAAGTACATATACACTGGCTCTAATGATCATTGCGTTTACATTTATGATTTG gtgagTGGAACCCAAGTTGCTAGACTTGAGTACCATGATTCAACTGTAAGAGATTGTAGTTGGCATCCTTCCTACCCAATGCTTGTGAGCTCTTCTTGGGATGGGATCATAGCAAAATGGGAATTTCCCGGAGGACGGGAAGCACCAGCTCCGATGGTACAAAGGAGAAGCCGGAGGAGACATATGTTTTGA
- the LOC122667116 gene encoding LEC14B homolog isoform X1, translating to MGYAMSRLEIDSDLCDGGKTTERASASQSQRPKEPLAYLDHEISQLTKLRSGPSEFLSRVAPGRRELPVSAVKMLFGREANHMGRGRFSQADCCHVLGRYLPVNGPSRVDAMRSRAYVSQFSADGSLFVAGFQGSHIRIYNVDRGWKVQKDIHARSLRWTVTDTSLSPDQRYLVYASMSPFVHIVNVESAATESLANVTEIHDGLDFSVDDDGEDSFGIFSVKFSTDGRELVAGSSDHSIYVYDLVANKLTLRIMAHTSDVNTVCFADESGHLIYSGGDDNLCKVWDRRCLNAKGEPAGILTGHLEGITFIDSRGDGRYFISNGKDQTIKLWDIRKMSSSATCNTRFRNSEWDYRWMDYPDEARDRRHPCDQSLTTYRGHSVLRTLIRCYFSPAYSTGQKYIYTGSNDHCVYIYDLVSGTQVARLEYHDSTVRDCSWHPSYPMLVSSSWDGIIAKWEFPGGREAPAPMVQRRSRRRHMF from the exons ATGGGTTACGCAATGAGTAGACTCGAGATCGATTCCGACCTCTGCGACGGTGGGAAGACCACCGAGAGAGCTTCTGCCAGTCAAAGCCAGAGACCCAAGGAACCATTGGCTTACCTCGATCATGAAATTTCTCAGCTCACCAAACTTAGATCGGGACCAAGTGAATTTTTGAGTCGGGTGGCACCTGGGAGGCGGGAGTTGCCCGTTTCTGCGGTGAAGATGTTGTTCGGTCGAGAAGCCAACCATATGGGGAGGGGGAGGTTCTCACAAGCAGATTGTTGCCATGTTCTCGGCAGATATTTGCCTGTCAATGGTCCATCCCGAGTGGATGCCATGAGAAGCCGAGCTTATGTTTCCCAGTTCTCTGCCGATGGTTCCCTTTTTGTTGCTGGATTTCAG GGGAGTCACATCAGGATATACAATGTGGATAGAGGTTGGAAAGTTCAGAAGGACATTCATGCCAGAAGTCTGAGATGGACTGTTACCGATACGTCTCTTTCTCCAGATCAACGCTATCTT GTTTATGCTAGTATGTCACCTTTTGTCCATATTGTGAATGTTGAATCAGCTGCGACAGAATCACTGGCTAATGTTACT GAGATACATGATGGTTTGGATTTTtctgttgatgatgatggtgaagaCTCCTTTGGGATCTTCTCTGTCAAATTTTCAACTGATGGACGGGAGCTTGTTGCTGGAAGTAGTGATCATTCAATCTATGTttatgaccttgtagcaaataAGCTTACCCTTCGAATTATGGCGCACACG TCTGATGTTAATACAGTATGCTTTGCCGATGAAAGTGGCCATTTAATATATTCTGGGGGCGATGATAACCTTTGTAAG GTTTGGGACAGACGGTGCTTAAATGCAAAAGGGGAACCAGCAGGGATCCTGACGGGACATCTAGAAGGCATTACATTTATAGACAGCCGGGGAGATGGCCGCTATTTTATTTCAAATGGTAAAGATCAGACAATCAAACTTTGGGATATCCGGAAAATGTCCTCAAGTGCTACATG CAATACAAGATTTAGGAATTCTGAATGGGACTACAGATGGATGGATTACCCAGACGAAGCAAGAGACCGAAGACATCCATGTGATCAATCATTGACTACATACAGAGGCCATTCGGTCTTGCGCACTCTGATTCGCTGTTATTTCTCTCCAGCTTATAG CACTGGTCAAAAGTACATATACACTGGCTCTAATGATCATTGCGTTTACATTTATGATTTG gtgagTGGAACCCAAGTTGCTAGACTTGAGTACCATGATTCAACTGTAAGAGATTGTAGTTGGCATCCTTCCTACCCAATGCTTGTGAGCTCTTCTTGGGATGGGATCATAGCAAAATGGGAATTTCCCGGAGGACGGGAAGCACCAGCTCCGATGGTACAAAGGAGAAGCCGGAGGAGACATATGTTTTGA
- the LOC122667115 gene encoding golgin subfamily A member 6-like protein 22, producing MTRKKASQQQEKPHQTAMEDPSEKLASLKSLNALLLKETVERRQQVDALVQSKESLESEISRTLLDKQKLESEKLFLEDESIAAGLEQRLTLAFVSSQLSQQAESLKNEIRRANEETRAQATVFETNLEEKINDKEKARKTTETRMEEQQKEMNQISNDFRRYRNEVRKDLDLKQQEKQQEANRLRSTVVKLEKSSAEAREEIVRMQMEHDEVRQEMEKRFGDLKREMEAAIREKDEIEAATNEQVREIDSLKKLVNVLTTDLSSEREASDRVLREKDLLQQDLDTHIEEIKILRSTLLELEKSRSGTQDEHRQLQTKHKLLLEDKEKMEMSLAALERDKASADRSLMQSSQQIEDLKREVTELVADEKQIQYERTQQAVKITALQKEVAQLSSTISSLQKQEEGLQLKISKLGRSNADAQEKQEQLLMEFNAVVKEQEERERIFEKLMEERSLATLSLEKSFQRLEEQGRNMQEIVLEKDEIKQVKIKLEAKIFAMHEEMGQLRATVSILQESCQRHEENNLQLQAEAIQNRDALDRVALERDDALKVLNMEKKEFSNLRLKLLELEKIVKETKEENAQLCTERDGLVKQRKEKESSLQLLTEEKASLQKGWLKAKQCLEGLQVKMISTNKLSDRTLSMLKDTVAIVHGSAEEKDGKREAGTDTEKIDVEIRPIAAELEAIKKAFRNKEAKLEDSSQQLRALENSVKEAKKKSFWALLSSATTIFAAAFVAYVARDTN from the coding sequence ATGACGAGAAAGAAAGCTTCCCAGCAGCAAGAGAAGCCTCACCAGACGGCTATGGAGGATCCCTCAGAAAAGCTCGCCAGCTTGAAATCTCTCAATGCTCTTCTCCTCAAAGAGACCGTCGAACGCAGACAACAAGTCGACGCACTTGTCCAATCCAAAGAGTCGCTGGAATCGGAGATCTCTCGCACTTTGCTCGACAAACAGAAATTGGAGTCCGAGAAGTTGTTCCTAGAAGACGAATCCATCGCCGCCGGGCTTGAGCAGAGGTTGACCCTAGCTTTCGTGTCATCACAACTGAGCCAACAAGCTGAGAGCTTGAAGAACGAGATAAGGAGAGCAAATGAAGAGACGAGAGCTCAGGCTACCGTCTTTGAAACTAATCTGGAAGAGAAAATCAATGATAAGGAGAAAGCCAGGAAGACAACAGAGACGAGAATGGAAGAGCAGCAGAAAGAGATGAACCAGATAAGCAACGACTTTCGCAGGTACAGGAATGAAGTCCGAAAGGATCTCGATCTGAAACAACAGGAGAAACAACAGGAGGCGAATCGGTTGAGGTCTACGGTGGTTAAGTTGGAGAAGAGCAGTGCTGAGGCTCGGGAAGAGATTGTTCGGATGCAAATGGAACACGACGAAGTTAGACAAGAGATGGAGAAAAGGTTTGGAGACctgaagagagagatggaagctGCTATTAGAGAGAAGGATGAGATTGAGGCGGCGACGAATGAACAGGTTCGTGAGATTGACTCTTTGAAGAAATTAGTGAATGTCCTAACAACCGACCTCAGCAGTGAGAGAGAAGCGTCCGATCGTGTTCTTCGTGAGAAGGATCTGCTTCAGCAAGACCTCGACACCCACAtagaggagataaaaattctgaGATCAACTCTTCTTGAGCTGGAGAAGAGTAGGTCAGGCACTCAAGATGAGCACCGTCAACTACAGACAAAGCACAAACTACTTttggaagacaaagaaaagatggaaatgagCCTTGCTGCTCTGGAAAGAGATAAGGCCTCTGCAGATAGAAGCCTGATGCAGTCATCACAACAAATAGAAGATCTTAAGAGAGAAGTCACGGAACTTGTGGCAGATGAGAAGCAGATTCAGTATGAGAGGACTCAGCAGGCAGTAAAGATCACTGCTCTACAAAAAGAAGTGGCTCAGCTCAGTTCCACCATTTCTAGTCTACAAAAGCAGGAAGAAGGTTTGCAGCTGAAAATTTCCAAGCTGGGAAGAAGTAATGCAGATGCCCAAGAGAAGCAAGAGCAGCTGTTGATGGAGTTCAATGCGGTAGTTAAAGAACAGGAGGAGAGGGAAAGGATCTTTGAGAAGCTGATGGAGGAAAGATCTTTGGCCACACTTAGTCTTGAAAAGTCCTTTCAGCGACTAGAGGAACAAGGGAGAAATATGCAGGAAATAGTCCTAGAGAAGGATGAAATAAAGCAGGTGAAGATTAAGCTGGAGGCCAAAATCTTTGCGATGCATGAAGAGATGGGACAGCTAAGGGCCACTGTATCTATACTGCAAGAATCATGTCAACGACATGAagaaaacaacctccaactccAAGCTGAAGCCATCCAAAACAGAGATGCTCTTGATCGTGTTGCTCTTGAGAGGGACGATGCTCTGAAGGTTCTTAATATGGAGAAAAAGGAGTTCTCCAACTTGAGATTGAAACTTctggaattggagaagattgtTAAGGAGACCAAAGAAGAAAATGCTCAGTTATGTACAGAACGTGATGGTCTAGtcaaacaaaggaaagagaaggagagcagCCTTCAATTGCTCACTGAGGAGAAGGCTTCATTGCAGAAGGGTTGGTTAAAAGCTAAACAATGTCTTGAGGGTCTGCAGGTTAAAATGATATCCACAAACAAATTGTCTGACAGAACCTTATCCATGTTAAAGGACACTGTAGCCATTGTGCATGGATCTGCAGAAGAGAAGGATGGAAAGAGAGAAGCAGGTACTGATACAGAGAAAATTGACGTGGAGATTCGACCAATTGCAGCAGAATTGGAAGCAATCAAGAAAGCGTTCAGAAACAAAGAAGCAAAGTTGGAAGACTCATCCCAACAACTCAGGGCCCTTGAGAACTCTGTGAAGgaggcaaagaagaagagctTCTGGGCGTTGCTATCCTCAGCAACAACAATTTTTGCTGCAGCATTTGTGGCATATGTTGCCAGGGACACTAACTGA